One Streptomyces sp. NBC_01217 genomic region harbors:
- a CDS encoding IS3 family transposase, which produces MSVAGFIGDQRTEHGVPHAVTCRALEVSESWFYKWRRRPQEPTKREVRRTVLAERITVLFENSKRTYGSPRITLDLWAEGWQVSKNTVAQIMAELGLEGRKRRKPHSLTKQGKRKAAPDLVGRRFNAVAPDVLWCGDMTEIETGEGKLYLSTVLDLFSRRMLGYAMSDHHDTELITGSLHMAVATRGGNVNGVIFHSDRGSEYTSAAFNESCRTLGVVQSMGRVGSALDNAAAESVNSTLKVEYVHWSSPPSRDH; this is translated from the coding sequence GTGAGCGTGGCGGGCTTCATCGGCGACCAGCGGACCGAGCACGGCGTCCCGCACGCGGTGACCTGCCGGGCCTTGGAAGTGTCCGAGTCCTGGTTCTACAAGTGGAGGCGCCGACCTCAGGAGCCGACGAAACGCGAGGTCAGGCGGACTGTGCTGGCCGAACGGATCACGGTGCTGTTCGAGAACTCGAAGCGGACCTACGGCTCGCCGAGGATCACGCTGGACCTGTGGGCCGAGGGCTGGCAGGTCAGCAAAAACACGGTGGCGCAGATCATGGCCGAACTCGGTCTGGAGGGGCGCAAGCGCCGCAAGCCGCACTCACTGACGAAGCAGGGCAAACGGAAGGCCGCCCCTGACCTGGTAGGACGCCGCTTCAACGCGGTCGCACCGGACGTCTTGTGGTGTGGTGACATGACCGAGATCGAGACCGGCGAGGGCAAGCTGTACCTCTCCACGGTGCTGGACCTGTTCTCACGCCGGATGCTGGGTTACGCCATGAGCGACCACCACGACACCGAGCTGATCACGGGCTCGCTGCATATGGCCGTTGCCACCCGGGGTGGCAACGTAAACGGGGTGATCTTCCACAGCGACCGCGGCAGCGAGTACACCTCGGCCGCGTTCAACGAGAGTTGCCGCACTTTGGGTGTGGTCCAGTCGATGGGACGAGTGGGATCGGCCCTCGACAACGCCGCCGCGGAATCGGTCAACTCGACCCTCAAGGTCGAGTACGTGCACTGGAGCTCACCGCCCAGCAGAGATCACTGA
- a CDS encoding transposase, translated as MPEKRRQYDAEFRAGAVRIVQETGKPMAQVARDLGVNEGTLVNWVTRARRAADAAATGKLSEPEREELRRLREENARLRKDNVELGMEREVLKRSVVLWVKEPMK; from the coding sequence TTGCCTGAAAAGCGGCGGCAGTACGATGCGGAGTTCCGCGCCGGGGCGGTGAGGATCGTCCAGGAGACGGGTAAGCCGATGGCTCAGGTGGCCCGTGACCTGGGTGTGAACGAGGGCACATTGGTCAACTGGGTGACGCGAGCCCGGCGGGCAGCCGATGCGGCCGCCACCGGCAAGCTCTCGGAGCCGGAGCGTGAGGAGTTGCGCCGGCTGCGTGAAGAGAATGCCCGGTTGCGCAAGGACAACGTCGAGCTCGGGATGGAGCGTGAAGTCCTCAAGCGATCCGTGGTCCTCTGGGTGAAGGAGCCGATGAAGTGA
- a CDS encoding ATP-grasp domain-containing protein, protein MEPRDPVILLIDPANSRNGRRYKTAVHDLGFGVVSVSTNASSSVATVPAHTDGEMSFRVSDVDDAVRQVGEAGLNPRAVVPARGSTVHVADEIAARLGLPGNDPALGWARRNKAAMRARAVQTGVRVPEFRMVRSPGAVVEAARDIGFPVILKQTMGSGSYGVTVVSDAAALNEATEALKVDRHDQPITEWLVERYVRGREYAVNVFSAGGEHRLVDIWEYRQPDGRDYDFPLWDIIQIDGDHPDYLPVEQFVKQALDAFGIRHGPSHIEVKCGDDGDDVYLIELAPRFSGGPAVPMWTRHSDLRPFHDAVECYLGRRPRMIDGDHGFRAVLGSVVIRNDEAPGTLVAMRGLDELRALPGVADVLVEFQPGDHVPITNHNMCIPVSASVYGPDRATVLRTIAAAREAVRVEIAPDAACLAT, encoded by the coding sequence GTGGAGCCAAGAGACCCCGTGATCCTGCTGATCGACCCAGCCAACAGCAGGAACGGACGCAGGTACAAGACCGCCGTACACGATCTGGGATTCGGTGTGGTTTCGGTGTCCACGAACGCGTCCTCCAGCGTCGCGACCGTGCCCGCCCACACCGACGGCGAGATGTCGTTCCGGGTCAGCGACGTGGACGACGCCGTCCGGCAGGTCGGTGAGGCCGGGCTCAACCCGAGGGCCGTCGTACCCGCCCGTGGGTCGACCGTTCATGTGGCCGACGAGATCGCTGCGCGGCTCGGTCTGCCTGGCAACGATCCCGCCCTGGGCTGGGCGCGGCGGAACAAGGCGGCGATGCGGGCCAGGGCCGTGCAGACGGGGGTCCGCGTTCCGGAGTTCCGGATGGTCCGCTCTCCCGGTGCGGTCGTGGAGGCCGCCCGGGACATCGGTTTTCCCGTCATCCTGAAGCAGACGATGGGTTCGGGGTCCTACGGTGTCACGGTCGTCAGTGACGCGGCGGCGCTGAACGAGGCGACCGAGGCACTGAAGGTGGACCGACACGACCAGCCGATCACCGAATGGCTGGTGGAACGCTACGTGCGCGGGCGCGAGTACGCGGTGAACGTGTTCAGCGCCGGCGGTGAGCACCGACTGGTCGACATCTGGGAGTACCGGCAGCCCGACGGCCGCGACTACGACTTTCCCCTGTGGGACATCATCCAGATCGACGGCGACCATCCCGACTACCTGCCGGTTGAGCAATTCGTCAAGCAGGCGCTCGACGCTTTCGGGATCCGTCACGGACCCAGCCATATCGAGGTCAAGTGTGGTGACGACGGAGACGACGTCTACCTGATCGAGCTCGCGCCCCGGTTCTCGGGCGGGCCTGCGGTGCCGATGTGGACCAGGCACTCCGACCTGCGGCCGTTCCACGACGCGGTGGAGTGCTACCTCGGCCGCCGTCCGCGCATGATCGACGGGGATCACGGATTCAGGGCTGTGCTCGGCTCCGTCGTCATCCGCAACGACGAGGCGCCCGGCACGCTGGTGGCCATGCGGGGGCTGGACGAACTGCGCGCCCTGCCCGGTGTCGCTGACGTGCTCGTTGAGTTCCAGCCCGGGGACCACGTGCCGATCACCAACCACAACATGTGCATTCCCGTCAGCGCCTCGGTGTACGGACCGGACCGGGCGACCGTGCTCCGCACCATAGCCGCCGCACGAGAGGCGGTCCGGGTGGAGATCGCGCCAGACGCTGCCTGCCTGGCCACATAG
- a CDS encoding phytanoyl-CoA dioxygenase family protein produces MAKILTQSQVDFYRENGFCVVDGIFDTELIDRARAVVDGLLSSADLASVAEAEPEDGTKARRIWAPTSRDELFAAIAEDPRLLDAVEQLIGPDIVLQYSKLNVKPPRVGSVVEWHQDFAFYPHTNTDLVATLIYLDEATRENACLRVLPCSHRNGLLDHESEGHFVGKVSSPADVGLDESAVVDCEGSAGSVVFIHPLLLHSSEKNLSELYRRVFIPSYRAADALPIYYGPHAAHNEPTAKLVRGRASRSVRSEAGQWRLPIAAAEFNSLYQVQEGSHVGDGTKSSTGYFSHEADPKGAVAASM; encoded by the coding sequence GTGGCAAAGATCCTCACTCAGTCGCAGGTTGATTTCTACCGTGAGAACGGGTTCTGCGTCGTCGATGGGATATTCGACACCGAACTGATAGATAGGGCGCGTGCCGTCGTTGACGGCCTGCTCTCCTCCGCCGACCTCGCCAGTGTGGCCGAGGCTGAACCGGAGGACGGCACCAAGGCGCGCCGTATCTGGGCTCCGACCTCGCGGGACGAGCTCTTCGCGGCCATCGCGGAGGACCCCCGGCTCCTCGACGCGGTGGAGCAGCTGATCGGCCCCGACATCGTGCTGCAGTACTCGAAGCTCAACGTGAAGCCGCCACGCGTGGGCAGCGTGGTCGAGTGGCACCAGGACTTCGCGTTCTACCCTCACACGAACACCGACCTGGTCGCCACGCTGATCTATCTGGACGAGGCGACCCGGGAGAACGCCTGTCTGCGGGTTCTTCCCTGCTCACACCGGAACGGCCTGCTCGACCATGAGTCGGAGGGGCATTTTGTGGGCAAGGTCTCGTCGCCGGCGGACGTGGGTCTGGACGAGTCGGCGGTCGTCGACTGTGAGGGTTCCGCGGGATCGGTGGTGTTTATCCACCCCCTGCTCCTGCACTCGTCGGAGAAGAATCTCTCGGAGCTGTACCGCCGCGTCTTCATTCCGTCCTACCGCGCGGCCGACGCCCTTCCCATCTACTACGGTCCACATGCCGCACACAACGAGCCCACGGCGAAGCTCGTCCGCGGCAGGGCCTCCAGGTCTGTACGCAGCGAGGCTGGCCAGTGGCGGCTCCCGATCGCGGCGGCGGAGTTCAACTCCCTGTACCAGGTCCAGGAAGGCTCCCACGTCGGTGACGGGACCAAGTCGTCGACCGGGTACTTCTCGCACGAGGCCGACCCGAAGGGCGCCGTGGCCGCCTCGATGTGA
- a CDS encoding ATP-grasp domain-containing protein, which yields MTGSLNGTPAVVLMDPCGPSMGFKPQVTERGMAVISIYTMPPDHLQTRYPDHAVGDTVSLYSAELGEIRAKLAELGADIRAVVPASDVAVDKADTLAEEFSLPGNGARLAPARRDKSAMRETAARAGLRIPRYVMVEDAADIGSAAREVGFPAIAKHTAGAGSHGIRLLNEPQDAQDLSALQLTDHFGRRVEAWLVEQYVRGRELGVNLFSHDGEHHVLDVWEYRQPDDQNYSFPYWEWAQITQDDPDWHTAVDYVQQVLDTFGVRLGPSHTEIKIMDGRAYLIELGTRLPAYPMIDAWIEHSDLDPHRQVLASRLGEVPRIAAEPVKFDSFCGANAIRHDGPPGRLVEIRGLDRVERLPGVDKLVVRYQAGDLVPTTASIPTIPLRVSVSAPDRQELLRRMAAVRNTVELVIEPVG from the coding sequence ATGACCGGCTCACTTAACGGAACGCCTGCCGTCGTGCTGATGGACCCCTGCGGGCCGAGCATGGGTTTCAAACCCCAGGTGACCGAGCGGGGAATGGCCGTGATCTCCATTTACACGATGCCCCCCGATCACCTCCAAACCCGGTATCCCGACCACGCGGTGGGTGACACGGTCAGCCTCTACAGCGCGGAACTCGGCGAGATTCGGGCGAAGCTCGCCGAGCTGGGCGCCGACATCCGCGCTGTGGTCCCCGCCTCCGACGTGGCCGTGGACAAGGCGGACACGCTGGCCGAAGAGTTCAGCCTGCCCGGCAACGGCGCGAGGCTGGCCCCTGCCCGCCGGGACAAGTCCGCGATGCGGGAGACCGCCGCGCGGGCGGGACTTCGCATCCCCCGTTACGTGATGGTCGAGGACGCGGCCGACATCGGCAGTGCCGCCCGCGAGGTGGGCTTTCCCGCTATCGCCAAGCACACGGCCGGGGCCGGGTCGCACGGTATCCGGCTGCTGAACGAGCCCCAGGACGCCCAGGACCTCTCGGCCCTGCAGCTGACCGACCACTTCGGACGCCGGGTCGAAGCCTGGTTGGTCGAGCAGTACGTGCGCGGCCGCGAACTGGGCGTGAACCTCTTCTCGCACGACGGCGAGCACCACGTACTAGACGTCTGGGAATACCGGCAACCGGACGACCAGAACTACTCGTTCCCCTACTGGGAGTGGGCGCAGATCACCCAGGACGACCCTGACTGGCACACCGCCGTCGACTACGTTCAGCAGGTGCTCGACACATTTGGCGTGCGGCTCGGCCCCAGTCACACCGAGATCAAGATCATGGATGGCAGGGCCTACCTCATCGAACTGGGCACTCGTCTGCCCGCCTACCCCATGATTGACGCGTGGATCGAGCACAGCGACCTCGACCCTCACCGCCAGGTCCTGGCCAGCCGGCTGGGCGAGGTACCGAGAATCGCGGCCGAGCCAGTGAAGTTCGACAGCTTCTGCGGCGCCAACGCCATTCGCCACGACGGACCGCCCGGCCGGCTGGTGGAGATCCGCGGCCTGGACAGGGTGGAGCGACTGCCCGGCGTGGACAAGCTGGTGGTGCGCTATCAGGCGGGCGACCTGGTGCCGACGACCGCCAGTATCCCGACCATTCCTCTCAGGGTGAGCGTGTCCGCACCGGACCGCCAGGAACTGCTCCGCCGCATGGCCGCGGTCCGCAACACTGTGGAACTCGTGATCGAACCGGTCGGCTGA
- a CDS encoding MFS transporter, with protein sequence MADNEGDAAGANAVSTDVRGLSGESCGMLKFFASYQRLFSLPRFGLSLFAAAASKLKIGISSVALLLEVAHYRGFDQAAVVVSVSALAGVTVPLRGRLMDRYGYALVMCPSLVAYLGALAALVLNESARGPFAITAICAFAASAFIPPIQIVTRLMWRAMTTGELRATALALDAVLTDVGYIVGPTIAAFLVVAVAPWAGLAASALLTTSATLLLLSRGLPHQRRTPRSAQRQRNLLGPLNNRALRGTMTAVMCFFMAVRAIELAYPAWAQQRDSPLMGGVLLSCMSVGSVVGGLVLGALPAQRKVWATFPVTLAVLCVGTVLVTAASFTWTAVVVVAAAFMGVAVGPSFVGLYATVGDLSPANMAAETQSWLSTSVSLGGAAGAAVSGVIIQALGPGALMAFAAVSLAIASWVAYQAIKNNSETGEQVSGADTQSTMNMGTQ encoded by the coding sequence GTGGCCGACAACGAGGGCGATGCCGCGGGGGCGAACGCCGTCTCCACCGACGTCAGAGGCCTGTCCGGCGAAAGTTGCGGAATGCTGAAGTTCTTTGCCTCCTATCAGCGGCTCTTTTCACTGCCACGATTCGGCTTGTCCTTGTTCGCGGCCGCCGCGAGCAAGCTGAAGATCGGAATCTCCTCGGTCGCCCTCCTGCTCGAGGTCGCGCATTATCGGGGTTTCGATCAGGCGGCCGTCGTGGTCTCCGTGTCGGCGCTGGCCGGAGTCACCGTTCCGCTGAGGGGCAGGCTCATGGACCGCTACGGTTACGCCTTGGTGATGTGTCCGTCTCTCGTGGCGTATCTGGGTGCGCTGGCTGCCCTGGTGCTGAACGAAAGCGCACGGGGACCGTTCGCCATTACGGCGATCTGCGCGTTCGCCGCATCGGCGTTCATTCCACCCATCCAGATCGTGACCCGGCTGATGTGGCGGGCGATGACCACTGGCGAACTCCGCGCGACCGCTCTGGCGTTGGATGCGGTGTTGACCGACGTGGGGTATATTGTGGGCCCGACCATCGCTGCCTTTCTGGTGGTGGCGGTCGCACCCTGGGCCGGACTGGCCGCCTCCGCCCTGCTCACCACCAGCGCTACCCTCCTGCTCCTCTCCCGAGGTCTGCCCCACCAGCGCAGAACGCCACGATCCGCACAGCGGCAGCGAAATCTGCTGGGACCGCTGAACAATCGGGCGTTGCGCGGGACGATGACAGCCGTGATGTGCTTCTTCATGGCAGTCCGGGCGATCGAATTGGCCTATCCCGCCTGGGCTCAGCAGCGTGATTCGCCACTGATGGGCGGAGTCCTCCTCAGTTGTATGTCGGTGGGCAGCGTAGTGGGCGGCCTCGTCCTAGGTGCGTTGCCAGCGCAGCGAAAGGTCTGGGCGACCTTCCCTGTCACGCTGGCCGTGCTGTGTGTGGGAACCGTGCTCGTCACGGCGGCCAGCTTTACCTGGACGGCGGTCGTGGTCGTTGCCGCGGCGTTCATGGGCGTTGCGGTGGGGCCGAGTTTCGTGGGCCTGTACGCGACGGTCGGCGACCTGTCGCCGGCGAACATGGCCGCGGAAACGCAGTCGTGGCTCAGTACGTCCGTGTCGTTGGGCGGAGCCGCCGGAGCAGCGGTCAGCGGCGTGATCATCCAGGCACTAGGCCCCGGGGCGTTGATGGCGTTCGCGGCGGTGTCCCTGGCCATCGCGTCCTGGGTGGCGTACCAAGCCATCAAGAACAATTCGGAAACAGGGGAACAGGTGTCGGGAGCCGATACCCAGAGCACCATGAATATGGGGACACAGTGA
- a CDS encoding ATP-grasp domain-containing protein has product MTRQRVALLSHVGYDAYRHDDGSPFFPPDEYDITLFARPRDVAQLAPGRVSRSIPMDLHPSGEVAVPLPALVGDLKFDWVVATQERLLLPAARLRETLGVGGMGTEHTLLLRDKVAMKRHFSSCGIRVPEFTPISEPHEAEALLDKFGRIVIKPVLGSSSLDVHIVRDLSELMRLQRQGFASSDRYEAEEFIEGRQFHVDSVVKNGVPVAVSVSQYLDSHESFPLNGQVRSHTIDDGPDLDVLLEFNRTVLGCIDWFSGAAHLEVFLDDRGRPVFCELGGRPGGAGIDTTFRYRHGVSLYFSSILPQIGRPVPDRVRQAPADQPATGWVMIYPPRLGRFDGFDALPRAEWLIQLTTPYRPGELVRRPRQAKDAIAVASVCGKDSREVVDRLAEVKDEMVVSMTPV; this is encoded by the coding sequence GTGACTCGTCAGCGGGTGGCTCTTTTGAGCCACGTTGGTTACGACGCCTACCGCCACGATGATGGCAGCCCTTTCTTCCCTCCGGATGAATACGACATCACCCTGTTCGCGCGGCCCCGCGACGTCGCCCAGTTGGCGCCCGGACGTGTGAGCCGCTCCATTCCTATGGACCTCCACCCTTCCGGCGAGGTCGCGGTGCCACTGCCAGCACTGGTCGGCGACCTCAAATTCGACTGGGTGGTGGCGACCCAGGAGCGGCTCCTGCTGCCGGCAGCGCGACTGCGCGAAACCCTCGGCGTAGGTGGCATGGGCACGGAGCACACGCTGTTGCTCCGTGACAAGGTGGCGATGAAGCGTCACTTCTCGTCTTGTGGCATCCGGGTTCCGGAGTTCACTCCAATCTCCGAACCCCACGAGGCGGAAGCGCTGCTCGACAAGTTCGGCCGCATCGTCATCAAACCCGTCCTCGGCTCCTCCTCTCTGGACGTGCACATCGTGCGTGATCTGAGCGAGCTGATGCGCTTGCAGCGGCAGGGGTTCGCCAGTTCGGACCGGTACGAGGCCGAGGAGTTCATCGAGGGTCGCCAGTTCCACGTCGACAGCGTTGTCAAGAACGGAGTGCCGGTTGCCGTCTCCGTATCGCAGTACCTGGATTCACACGAATCGTTCCCGCTGAACGGGCAGGTGCGGTCGCACACCATCGACGACGGGCCGGACCTCGACGTTCTGCTGGAGTTCAACCGCACGGTACTCGGGTGCATCGACTGGTTCAGCGGCGCCGCACACCTCGAAGTATTCCTCGATGACCGCGGCAGGCCGGTGTTCTGCGAGTTGGGCGGCCGCCCCGGCGGCGCTGGAATCGACACCACGTTCCGCTACCGTCACGGGGTCTCCCTGTACTTCTCCAGCATCTTGCCCCAGATCGGGCGCCCTGTCCCAGACCGTGTCCGTCAGGCGCCTGCGGACCAGCCGGCGACCGGTTGGGTCATGATCTACCCGCCGAGACTGGGGCGCTTCGACGGGTTCGACGCGCTTCCGCGGGCTGAGTGGCTGATCCAGCTCACGACGCCTTACCGCCCGGGTGAACTCGTCAGGCGCCCCAGGCAGGCCAAAGACGCGATCGCGGTCGCGTCCGTCTGCGGCAAGGACTCACGTGAGGTGGTCGACCGGCTCGCCGAGGTTAAGGACGAGATGGTTGTGTCCATGACCCCGGTGTGA
- a CDS encoding ATP-grasp domain-containing protein, protein MIIAPDPVTMFWIRSERESKSPNPFDAEINSRYDAATRKAGVLLSRISVDDVVVGTTKGEASVRVRGDLIAPDSAFFHTKLVTWPVDRFDYWRHLTTYAALSAAGFFTTVPVGLSLINNEKLLTGLRRFGSAVRRLPTVRLGTRGYGPDHLDWCTAEMRANDIDFPVVVKPSSWGGGNSVFVASDAGELDTVFTWMAAAEMTVVVQPWLGRDVVDYRVFYVDGEPYRVLTRQPRGDALAGNVGQGGVAGWTTIPDALVDPARAVADDIELPYLCVDFLYAGGQWWFSEIEVDGGTTQGDHHMTEVRFRSYRSRFDRFVRGLRSTGTR, encoded by the coding sequence ATGATCATTGCTCCCGACCCCGTCACGATGTTCTGGATTCGCTCCGAGCGCGAGAGCAAGTCACCGAATCCCTTCGACGCCGAGATCAACTCGCGCTACGACGCCGCCACGCGCAAAGCCGGCGTACTGCTGTCACGGATCAGTGTCGACGACGTCGTCGTGGGCACCACGAAGGGCGAGGCCTCGGTCCGCGTGCGCGGCGACCTCATCGCACCTGACTCGGCGTTCTTCCATACGAAGCTGGTCACGTGGCCCGTCGACCGGTTCGATTACTGGCGGCACCTGACGACCTACGCCGCCCTGTCAGCGGCCGGTTTCTTCACCACGGTCCCTGTCGGACTGAGCCTGATCAATAACGAGAAGCTGCTCACCGGGCTTCGGCGGTTCGGCAGTGCGGTCCGGCGGCTGCCGACGGTGCGCCTGGGCACCCGTGGGTACGGCCCGGACCATCTTGACTGGTGTACCGCCGAGATGCGCGCAAACGACATCGATTTCCCGGTGGTCGTGAAGCCCTCCAGCTGGGGAGGCGGGAACAGCGTGTTCGTCGCCTCCGACGCCGGAGAACTCGACACCGTGTTCACCTGGATGGCCGCTGCCGAGATGACGGTCGTGGTACAGCCGTGGCTCGGACGGGACGTAGTCGACTACCGGGTGTTCTACGTCGACGGTGAGCCGTACCGCGTGCTGACGCGTCAACCGAGAGGCGACGCGCTCGCGGGCAACGTGGGCCAGGGCGGTGTGGCAGGGTGGACAACCATCCCCGATGCACTGGTCGATCCGGCCAGGGCGGTGGCCGACGACATCGAACTTCCCTACCTTTGCGTCGACTTTCTCTACGCCGGAGGGCAATGGTGGTTCTCCGAGATCGAGGTCGACGGCGGCACCACCCAGGGTGACCATCACATGACCGAGGTGCGCTTCCGCTCGTACCGCTCACGCTTCGACAGGTTCGTCCGCGGTCTCCGGTCGACTGGCACGCGGTAA
- a CDS encoding IS110 family transposase, whose protein sequence is MTSNEQHRSGHVVIGVDTHKHVHVAAVMDTIGGILATLTIPTDTGGFQQLLDWAGSYGRILAFGIEGTGSYGATLASFLRRAGHKVVEAGRPDRRLRRMNGKSDTLDAENAARAVLAGFATATPKSADGEAEMIRQLKIAHDQAVGQRTAAMVTMKAMLVHAPDPLRNETAGKTQIALARHLAALRPRQLEGPEDALRHALRTLAKRWQYLDAEAKDLTKMIADLVHRAAPQLLEPFGIGVDTAAEILVVTGDNPERIKSEAALAKLAGIAPVPTGSGMTSGRHRINHGGHRQLNAAIYRTVIVRMRFHQPTIDYVARRTAEGKTKREIIRCLKRYVIREVYHLIRPAPRTTAAAS, encoded by the coding sequence GTGACCTCCAACGAGCAGCACAGGTCCGGGCACGTCGTGATCGGCGTCGACACTCACAAGCACGTGCACGTCGCAGCCGTGATGGACACCATCGGCGGGATCCTGGCTACCTTGACGATTCCCACCGACACCGGTGGATTCCAGCAACTCCTGGACTGGGCAGGCTCATACGGCAGGATTCTGGCCTTCGGAATCGAGGGCACCGGCTCCTACGGCGCCACCCTGGCCTCGTTCCTTCGACGGGCCGGGCACAAGGTGGTCGAGGCCGGCCGCCCGGACCGGCGACTGCGACGGATGAACGGAAAGTCCGACACCCTGGACGCCGAGAACGCCGCCCGAGCCGTCCTGGCCGGGTTCGCGACGGCCACCCCCAAGAGCGCAGACGGCGAAGCCGAGATGATCCGGCAGCTCAAGATCGCCCACGACCAGGCCGTCGGACAGCGCACAGCGGCGATGGTCACCATGAAAGCGATGCTTGTCCACGCTCCCGATCCCCTGCGCAACGAGACCGCGGGGAAAACGCAGATCGCCCTGGCCCGCCACCTGGCGGCCTTGCGCCCGCGCCAGCTGGAGGGCCCCGAGGACGCACTGCGTCATGCCCTGCGCACACTGGCCAAACGGTGGCAGTACCTCGACGCCGAGGCCAAGGACCTGACGAAAATGATCGCCGATCTGGTCCACCGCGCGGCCCCACAGCTGCTTGAACCCTTCGGCATCGGCGTCGATACTGCTGCCGAGATCCTCGTCGTGACCGGCGACAACCCCGAACGCATCAAGTCCGAAGCCGCCCTCGCCAAGCTCGCCGGCATCGCGCCCGTGCCGACCGGCTCCGGCATGACCAGCGGCAGGCACCGCATCAACCACGGCGGCCACCGACAGCTCAACGCCGCGATCTACCGCACCGTCATCGTCCGCATGCGATTCCACCAGCCCACCATCGACTACGTCGCCCGCCGCACCGCCGAAGGCAAGACGAAACGCGAGATCATCCGCTGCCTCAAGCGCTACGTCATCCGCGAGGTCTACCACCTGATCCGACCCGCCCCACGAACGACCGCCGCCGCGAGTTGA
- a CDS encoding SDR family oxidoreductase produces MQGRVAVVCASTTGLGAAVAEALGAAGAKVVVTGRRGDVASEVASRLPAAAGVGVDLLAPGGTDRLVDFAETVFGPVDIMVLNGPGPRAGRIIEVGEEELGEAVDSLVTVHHRLLARVLPHMRGQGWGRVLAIGSSAVVAPISDLALSGIGRAALASYLKMLATEVAPDGVTVNMLLPGRIRTERVERIDAERALRSGRPLAAERAASAEAIPARRYGAPAEFGAVAAFLCGAPASYVTGSAVRCDGGASPVL; encoded by the coding sequence TTGCAGGGACGAGTCGCCGTGGTCTGCGCGTCGACCACGGGCCTCGGGGCGGCGGTCGCTGAGGCGCTGGGCGCGGCGGGGGCCAAAGTGGTGGTCACCGGACGGCGTGGCGACGTGGCGAGCGAGGTCGCGTCCCGGCTCCCGGCAGCCGCCGGTGTCGGGGTGGACCTCCTCGCACCGGGCGGGACCGACCGGCTGGTCGACTTCGCCGAGACAGTTTTCGGGCCGGTCGACATCATGGTCCTCAACGGCCCAGGTCCCCGCGCTGGCCGGATCATCGAGGTCGGGGAGGAGGAACTCGGCGAGGCGGTCGACTCGCTGGTCACCGTTCACCACCGGCTGCTCGCCCGCGTCCTGCCGCACATGCGGGGTCAGGGCTGGGGTCGGGTGCTCGCCATCGGATCCAGCGCGGTGGTCGCGCCGATCAGCGACCTAGCGTTGTCCGGCATCGGCCGGGCGGCACTGGCGTCGTACCTCAAGATGCTGGCCACAGAGGTCGCGCCGGACGGGGTGACGGTGAACATGCTGCTGCCCGGGCGTATCCGGACCGAGCGGGTCGAGCGCATCGACGCCGAGAGGGCGCTTCGGTCGGGGCGCCCGCTCGCCGCTGAGCGGGCGGCATCGGCGGAGGCGATCCCGGCACGGCGCTACGGCGCCCCCGCCGAGTTCGGCGCAGTGGCGGCGTTCCTCTGCGGTGCTCCGGCCTCCTACGTCACCGGTAGCGCGGTGCGCTGCGACGGTGGCGCCTCACCGGTATTGTGA
- a CDS encoding class I SAM-dependent methyltransferase, producing the protein MNPEFYSKVATRFGGYSSGAKRTTLYPEGDPEALFDQITTGLGGSEARLLDVGCADGRNLLAIAPSFAHVHAIDLAPQMLESAELSLAASGLHHVEFSLRDASATGFPDGSFDVITSRRGPLFPEEFHRLLRPGGAVVHLGIGEQDVRALKELFGRGQLYRRWEGAPVSQEERARLERAGFTVLREQSVPYLEYFHSAAELDRFLQAVPIFEDYDQERDREPFDRYVEAASEERGILMDRHWFVLHARRGDR; encoded by the coding sequence ATGAATCCGGAGTTCTACTCCAAGGTCGCCACAAGGTTCGGCGGCTATTCCAGTGGAGCGAAACGCACGACGCTCTATCCCGAGGGGGACCCGGAGGCCCTGTTCGACCAGATCACAACGGGGCTCGGTGGGTCGGAAGCGAGGCTGCTGGACGTGGGGTGTGCCGACGGGCGCAACCTGCTCGCGATCGCTCCGTCGTTCGCCCACGTCCACGCCATCGACCTCGCACCGCAGATGCTCGAGTCGGCGGAGCTCTCGCTCGCCGCGTCGGGACTGCACCACGTGGAGTTCTCGCTGCGTGACGCCTCCGCCACCGGCTTTCCCGACGGTTCTTTCGACGTGATCACCTCGCGCCGCGGTCCGCTGTTCCCCGAGGAGTTCCACCGTCTGCTGCGGCCCGGCGGAGCCGTGGTCCATCTCGGAATCGGTGAGCAGGACGTCCGCGCGCTCAAGGAGTTGTTCGGGCGCGGTCAGCTCTACCGCCGCTGGGAGGGCGCCCCCGTCTCTCAGGAAGAGCGGGCGCGGCTGGAGCGGGCGGGATTCACCGTGCTGCGCGAGCAGTCCGTCCCGTACCTGGAATACTTCCACTCGGCCGCCGAACTGGACCGTTTCCTCCAGGCGGTGCCGATCTTCGAGGACTACGATCAGGAGCGCGACCGGGAGCCGTTCGACCGGTATGTCGAGGCGGCCTCCGAGGAGCGCGGCATCCTCATGGACCGGCACTGGTTCGTGCTGCACGCCCGACGGGGGGACCGGTGA